The Hyphomicrobiales bacterium genome has a window encoding:
- a CDS encoding Permease of the drug/metabolite transporter (DMT) superfamily, producing MPRFAAEGIAAPSRSPPPLPIPQGRLDMTIRAQWLGILCGLLTSLIWGVQSVVSRHAMLIDLTPADVTILRFVSAAAVLLPWALKNMRPFPVGSLGWPRAWVMALLVGPLYSLLLVGGVHFAPALHSSIISPGLIPVFTALLVFLVTGERAGRMRLIGLGIIVAGIGIFSRDALAATPSRPDTWIGDLLFVLIAMLWSIFGLLAKRWGASSLEVTAASCLLSVPLLAIVVLALPVHLMRVPFAEILLQAVYQGVLVGVVALYLYARTVETLGAARATLFLPLVPIVTATASALLLAESPTPTELAGMAVVVTGMLVAFRSPSAG from the coding sequence TTGCCGCGCTTCGCGGCCGAAGGCATAGCGGCGCCATCGCGCTCGCCGCCCCCGCTCCCGATTCCGCAAGGCCGCCTCGACATGACCATCCGCGCGCAATGGCTCGGCATCCTCTGCGGGCTGCTGACCTCGCTGATCTGGGGTGTCCAGTCCGTCGTATCGCGGCACGCCATGCTGATCGACCTGACACCGGCCGACGTGACGATCCTGCGTTTCGTTTCGGCGGCCGCCGTGCTGCTGCCCTGGGCGCTGAAGAACATGCGCCCCTTCCCGGTCGGCTCGCTGGGCTGGCCGCGCGCCTGGGTGATGGCCCTGCTGGTCGGCCCGCTCTACAGCCTGCTCCTGGTCGGCGGCGTCCATTTCGCGCCGGCATTGCACTCGTCGATCATCTCGCCCGGCCTGATCCCGGTCTTCACCGCCCTGCTCGTCTTTCTCGTCACCGGCGAACGGGCCGGCCGGATGCGGCTGATCGGTCTCGGGATTATCGTAGCCGGCATCGGCATTTTCTCGCGGGACGCCTTGGCGGCAACGCCGTCGCGGCCGGACACCTGGATCGGCGACCTGCTCTTCGTACTGATCGCCATGCTGTGGTCGATCTTCGGGCTCCTGGCCAAACGATGGGGCGCGAGTTCGCTCGAGGTCACCGCCGCATCATGCCTGCTGTCGGTGCCGCTGCTCGCGATCGTGGTCCTGGCGCTGCCCGTCCATCTGATGCGGGTGCCCTTCGCCGAGATCCTGCTGCAGGCAGTCTATCAGGGCGTCCTGGTCGGCGTCGTCGCGCTCTACCTCTACGCGCGGACGGTGGAGACGCTCGGCGCCGCGAGGGCGACGCTGTTCCTGCCGCTCGTGCCGATAGTGACCGCGACAGCCAGCGCTTTGCTGCTGGCCGAAAGCCCCACGCCGACGGAACTCGCCGGCATGGCCGTGGTCGTGACGGGAATGCTGGTCGCCTTCCGCTCGCCCTCGGCGGGGTGA
- a CDS encoding conserved hypothetical protein (Evidence 4 : Unknown function but conserved in other organisms), whose translation MSDTSSRPCTAFQDATRIASGPLPVVALSVKAALAAAPAAAILVFDDATGKVVDLDLRGSDAEIAARHAPQGGETAGIAPDTDSADAPRGRGRPRLGVVAREVTLLPRHWDWLGQQPGGASQALRRLVDEARRNDGGRSRARAAQAAAYAFISAMAGDRLGFEEASRALFAGDGEGFALHSRSWPADIRAYAQMLIAGPAEPER comes from the coding sequence ATGTCCGACACGTCATCCAGACCCTGCACCGCCTTCCAGGACGCCACCCGTATCGCCAGCGGCCCGCTGCCCGTCGTCGCGCTCTCCGTGAAGGCGGCGCTCGCGGCGGCGCCCGCTGCTGCGATCCTCGTCTTCGACGATGCGACTGGAAAGGTCGTCGACCTCGACCTGCGCGGCAGCGATGCCGAGATCGCCGCCCGCCACGCCCCGCAAGGCGGCGAAACCGCGGGCATCGCGCCGGATACCGACAGCGCCGATGCGCCACGCGGGCGAGGACGGCCCAGGCTCGGAGTGGTCGCGCGCGAGGTCACGCTGCTGCCGCGCCATTGGGACTGGCTCGGCCAGCAGCCTGGTGGCGCCTCGCAAGCCCTGCGGCGCCTCGTCGACGAAGCACGCAGGAACGACGGCGGGCGCAGCCGTGCCAGAGCCGCACAGGCCGCCGCCTATGCCTTCATCTCCGCCATGGCGGGCGACCGGCTGGGCTTCGAGGAAGCGTCGCGCGCCCTCTTCGCCGGCGACGGCGAAGGCTTCGCCCTGCACAGCCGAAGCTGGCCCGCCGATATCCGCGCCTATGCGCAGATGCTGATCGCCGGCCCGGCCGAGCCGGAGCGATGA
- a CDS encoding Phosphoenolpyruvate carboxylase, producing MATTIATDIQSAPGTEALAEDLLGRIEEARRDSRDDPFGNPVLSVTLWLTRLMDRGELTADGARELVRQLGRQALRQRAERVARYVGLDKDEGAIFAGLAQKAAAEAASFEDFRLAVERVRFAAVFTAHPTFGMTRRLCHALADLASGGTAGEAVVGELGLSFRPDGRITLQDEFEQARYAVRHARDAIDRLNAAFFAVARERWPERWTELAPKPVTLASWVGCDTDGRTDIGWWDTLRYRLESKSGQFARILEKLPRAPAAEGVHALVSAALGAVERQLALAPPIGTQPSLQVLQAFALSLVHERETALPEASRLIEALDGALAAATDDETRLVLAQIRAGCLAHGVSIALPHFRLNASQLHNALRSVIPLEEEPGQPAQRRAFLAAANAELGKVEPVAVDFGALAAERASAARMMMTITQIVKHVDGSKPVRFLIAETETGYTLLCALWLASRFGIADRVEISPLFETSDALEQGPRIIDEALRSPHFRDYLKRHGRLCIQFGYSDSGRYIGQVASTFWVERLRMRIAELLARYALEDVELVIFDTHGESVGRGAHPDSLTDRLAYLDPAFARQAFARAGIRTVRETSFQGSDGYLLFGTPQLAGATVGRIAEAVFAPADAVADPIYDEPDFASEFFQTVREEMNALVDDPGYAALIGTFGPSLLDKTGSRPAARQSEGAGPTRIRHPRELRAIPNNAILQQLGWMANSMHGVGHAASRAPDLFRAMRERSERFDRAYRLAAYAMAHSDLDVLRAYLISLDPGSWFDRARRTVREGRREELLAVAEALSRLELAPALRRLFWRLSADALKLKVAAQDAPQMPARLAALHALRLAAMHRIWLACAHIPDFRPHAGLTREALVERLLRLDVPACLALLAEIFPRDPDPTIGLDFGEPPGPREGGTYEALHRDVFTPMLALFELIREISGAIQHEIGAFG from the coding sequence ATGGCCACGACGATCGCGACGGACATCCAATCAGCTCCCGGCACCGAGGCGCTTGCCGAGGATCTGCTGGGCCGGATCGAGGAGGCACGCCGCGATTCCCGCGACGACCCCTTCGGCAACCCGGTGCTGAGCGTCACGCTCTGGCTGACCCGGCTGATGGACCGTGGCGAGCTGACGGCCGACGGAGCGCGGGAGCTGGTGCGCCAGCTCGGGCGTCAGGCCCTGCGGCAGCGCGCCGAGCGCGTCGCCCGCTATGTCGGCCTCGACAAGGATGAGGGGGCGATCTTCGCCGGGCTGGCGCAGAAGGCGGCGGCAGAGGCTGCGTCCTTCGAGGATTTCCGGCTGGCCGTGGAACGGGTTCGCTTCGCTGCCGTGTTCACGGCGCATCCGACCTTCGGCATGACGCGCCGGCTCTGCCATGCGCTGGCCGATCTTGCCTCCGGCGGCACGGCGGGGGAGGCGGTTGTCGGGGAGCTGGGGCTCAGTTTCCGCCCGGATGGCCGGATCACGCTGCAGGACGAGTTCGAGCAGGCGCGCTATGCCGTCCGCCATGCCCGCGATGCCATCGATCGGCTGAATGCCGCCTTCTTCGCCGTTGCCCGCGAACGCTGGCCGGAGCGCTGGACGGAACTTGCGCCGAAGCCGGTGACGCTCGCCTCCTGGGTCGGCTGCGACACGGACGGACGCACCGATATCGGCTGGTGGGACACGTTGCGCTACCGGCTGGAATCGAAGAGCGGGCAATTCGCGCGTATTCTCGAAAAGCTGCCGCGTGCGCCCGCGGCCGAAGGCGTTCACGCCCTGGTGAGCGCGGCGCTGGGGGCGGTCGAGCGCCAGCTCGCCCTGGCGCCGCCCATCGGCACGCAGCCTTCCCTGCAGGTCCTGCAGGCCTTCGCGCTGTCGCTGGTGCATGAACGCGAAACGGCCCTTCCCGAAGCATCCCGCCTAATCGAGGCGCTGGACGGTGCGCTGGCTGCCGCTACGGATGACGAGACACGGCTCGTGCTCGCGCAGATCCGGGCCGGCTGCCTCGCCCATGGCGTCTCGATCGCCTTGCCGCATTTCAGGCTCAACGCCTCGCAGCTTCACAATGCGCTGCGTTCGGTGATCCCGCTGGAGGAGGAGCCGGGCCAGCCGGCGCAGCGGCGCGCCTTTCTTGCCGCCGCCAATGCCGAGCTCGGCAAGGTCGAGCCGGTCGCGGTCGATTTCGGGGCGCTGGCGGCCGAGCGGGCCTCAGCGGCGCGGATGATGATGACGATCACGCAGATCGTGAAGCATGTCGACGGCAGCAAGCCGGTGCGCTTCCTGATCGCGGAGACCGAGACCGGCTACACGCTGCTCTGCGCGCTCTGGCTCGCCAGCCGCTTCGGCATCGCCGACCGGGTCGAGATCTCGCCGCTGTTCGAAACCTCGGATGCGTTGGAGCAGGGGCCGCGGATCATCGACGAGGCACTGCGCAGCCCGCATTTCCGCGACTATCTCAAGCGCCATGGGCGGTTGTGCATCCAGTTCGGCTATTCCGATTCGGGCCGCTATATCGGGCAGGTCGCCTCGACCTTCTGGGTGGAGCGGCTGCGCATGCGCATTGCCGAGCTGCTTGCGCGCTACGCGCTGGAGGATGTCGAGCTCGTCATCTTCGACACCCATGGCGAGTCGGTTGGCCGAGGTGCCCATCCCGATAGCCTGACGGACCGGCTGGCCTATCTCGACCCGGCCTTCGCGCGGCAGGCTTTCGCGCGTGCGGGCATCCGGACGGTGCGCGAGACCAGCTTCCAGGGCAGCGACGGCTATCTGCTGTTCGGCACGCCGCAGCTCGCCGGCGCGACCGTCGGACGGATCGCCGAAGCGGTCTTCGCGCCGGCCGATGCGGTCGCGGATCCGATCTATGACGAGCCGGATTTCGCCAGCGAGTTCTTCCAGACCGTGCGCGAGGAGATGAATGCGCTGGTCGACGATCCCGGCTATGCCGCGCTGATCGGCACCTTCGGCCCCTCGCTGCTCGACAAGACCGGCTCGCGTCCGGCTGCGCGCCAGTCGGAAGGCGCAGGGCCGACGCGCATCCGCCATCCGCGCGAGCTGCGTGCCATCCCGAACAATGCGATCCTCCAGCAACTTGGCTGGATGGCGAACAGCATGCATGGCGTCGGCCACGCCGCCTCGCGCGCGCCGGACCTGTTCCGCGCCATGCGCGAGCGCTCCGAGCGCTTCGACCGAGCCTATCGCCTCGCCGCCTACGCCATGGCGCATAGCGACCTCGACGTGCTGCGCGCCTATCTCATTTCACTCGATCCCGGTAGCTGGTTCGACCGGGCGCGGCGAACGGTCCGGGAAGGGCGGCGCGAGGAATTGCTGGCGGTGGCGGAAGCGCTGTCGCGGCTGGAGCTGGCGCCGGCCTTGCGCCGCCTGTTCTGGCGGCTATCGGCCGATGCGTTGAAGCTCAAGGTGGCGGCGCAGGACGCGCCGCAGATGCCGGCGCGGCTCGCGGCGCTTCATGCGCTCAGGCTCGCGGCGATGCACCGGATCTGGCTCGCCTGCGCCCATATCCCGGATTTCCGGCCGCATGCGGGGCTGACGCGCGAGGCGCTGGTCGAACGGCTGCTGCGCCTCGACGTTCCGGCATGCCTCGCCTTGCTGGCCGAGATCTTCCCGCGCGATCCTGATCCGACCATCGGGCTCGATTTCGGCGAGCCGCCGGGGCCACGCGAAGGCGGCACCTACGAGGCCCTGCATCGCGACGTCTTTACGCCGATGCTGGCGCTATTCGAGCTGATCCGGGAGATTTCCGGCGCGATTCAGCATGAGATCGGGGCGTTCGGGTAG
- a CDS encoding AMP-binding protein — protein MAATSFDAAGARITIFRALLQTIARHGKGRIALEDPERQPITYGRLVLGALVLGRKLSAITAPREHVGVLLPNMQGMAVTLFALFAYGRVPALLNFTAGVRNLRAAAEVAQLKTIVTSRRFVDQGKLDEEVAALGEGRRIVYLEDVRKQITSFDKVLGALQSLVPGLAHRSHEALPDETAVILFTSGTEGKPKGVALSHANIVSNARQVFAHAAGAISERDVFMNPLPAFHSFGLTAGMMVPLLHGMKVVLYPSPLHYKQVPKLIGDMKATFLLATDTFLQGYARAAEKNDLGSVRYVVAGAERVKAETKRMWEPYGTVILEGYGCTECSPVLAVNTPAAIREGTVGKLLPGIEAKLEPVEGIHEGGRLTVRGPNVMAGYLDPDRPGHVIPPEGGWHDTGDIVVLDDGFVAIRGRAKRFAKLGGEMVSLAAVETMVAKVWPDQNHVVVGLPDPRKGEQLVLVTEKPDADRATLQEAAKEQGFPELWVPRAILVTSSIPVLGNGKIDYGATRELAASRRSLL, from the coding sequence ATGGCCGCCACCAGCTTCGACGCCGCGGGCGCGCGGATCACGATCTTTCGCGCGCTGCTGCAGACCATCGCCAGGCATGGCAAGGGCCGCATCGCCCTGGAGGACCCCGAGCGCCAGCCGATCACCTATGGGCGGCTCGTGCTGGGCGCGCTGGTGCTCGGGCGCAAGCTTTCGGCCATCACGGCGCCGCGTGAGCATGTCGGCGTGCTGCTGCCGAACATGCAGGGCATGGCGGTGACGCTGTTCGCGCTCTTCGCCTATGGCCGCGTGCCGGCGTTGCTCAATTTCACGGCGGGCGTCCGCAATCTGCGGGCGGCGGCCGAGGTCGCGCAGCTCAAGACCATCGTCACCTCGCGCCGCTTCGTCGACCAGGGCAAGCTCGACGAGGAGGTCGCGGCGCTCGGCGAGGGGCGGCGCATCGTCTATCTCGAGGATGTCCGCAAGCAGATCACCAGCTTCGACAAGGTGCTCGGCGCCCTGCAAAGCCTTGTGCCGGGGCTGGCCCACCGTTCCCATGAAGCGCTGCCCGACGAGACGGCGGTGATCCTCTTCACCTCGGGCACCGAGGGCAAGCCGAAGGGTGTGGCACTGAGCCATGCCAATATTGTCTCGAATGCGCGGCAGGTCTTCGCCCATGCCGCCGGCGCGATCTCGGAGCGGGATGTCTTCATGAACCCGCTTCCGGCCTTCCATTCCTTCGGGCTGACGGCCGGAATGATGGTGCCGCTGCTGCACGGCATGAAGGTCGTGCTCTATCCGAGCCCGCTGCACTACAAGCAGGTGCCGAAGCTGATCGGCGACATGAAGGCGACCTTCCTGCTCGCGACGGACACGTTTCTGCAAGGGTATGCCCGGGCGGCGGAAAAGAACGACCTCGGCAGCGTGCGCTACGTCGTGGCCGGGGCGGAACGGGTCAAGGCCGAGACCAAGCGGATGTGGGAGCCTTACGGCACCGTCATCCTCGAAGGCTATGGCTGCACGGAATGCTCGCCGGTACTCGCGGTCAACACGCCCGCCGCCATACGCGAGGGCACGGTCGGCAAGCTCCTGCCCGGCATCGAGGCGAAGCTGGAGCCTGTCGAGGGCATCCATGAGGGCGGGCGCCTCACCGTGCGGGGTCCGAACGTCATGGCGGGCTATCTCGATCCCGACCGGCCCGGCCACGTCATTCCGCCGGAGGGAGGCTGGCACGACACCGGCGACATCGTCGTGCTCGACGACGGCTTCGTCGCTATTCGCGGCCGCGCCAAGCGCTTCGCCAAGCTCGGCGGCGAGATGGTCTCGCTTGCGGCGGTCGAGACCATGGTCGCCAAGGTCTGGCCGGATCAGAACCATGTGGTCGTCGGCCTGCCCGATCCCCGCAAGGGCGAGCAGCTCGTCCTCGTCACCGAAAAGCCCGATGCCGACCGCGCGACGCTGCAGGAGGCGGCCAAGGAGCAGGGTTTCCCCGAGCTCTGGGTGCCGCGCGCCATCCTGGTGACGTCGTCGATCCCGGTGCTCGGCAACGGCAAGATCGACTATGGCGCGACGCGGGAGCTCGCCGCTTCCCGGCGCTCGCTGCTGTAA
- a CDS encoding conserved exported hypothetical protein (Evidence 4 : Unknown function but conserved in other organisms) yields the protein MMIPASILATLRVAALAPALSLTSLGDLAAQGPGNTYVRRDECIAGGLLSAEQCEFAYRNARAEFEQRAPRYASRASCERVHKRCGAQIVSTGGWESFGKGGATYVPRFIGVKVTGEGAARRALPVVEGGARLAFVGRPITELQDKVAGRQGVIGLAGSVGRGAHRHSGQASGAYVKRGDRDDTVPVPMEEKSIGADVKPGLYVDPDGVEWYKPARPH from the coding sequence ATGATGATTCCGGCCTCGATCCTCGCCACGCTGCGCGTTGCCGCGCTGGCGCCCGCCCTGTCGCTGACCAGCCTGGGCGATCTGGCCGCGCAGGGACCCGGAAACACCTATGTCCGGCGCGACGAATGCATCGCCGGCGGGCTGCTGAGCGCCGAGCAGTGTGAATTCGCCTACCGCAATGCCCGCGCCGAGTTCGAGCAGCGCGCGCCGCGCTATGCCTCGCGCGCCTCCTGCGAGCGCGTCCACAAGCGCTGTGGCGCGCAGATCGTTTCGACCGGCGGCTGGGAATCCTTCGGCAAGGGCGGGGCGACCTATGTGCCGCGCTTCATCGGCGTGAAAGTGACCGGCGAGGGAGCGGCAAGACGGGCTCTACCGGTGGTCGAAGGCGGCGCCAGGCTCGCCTTCGTCGGCCGGCCGATCACCGAATTGCAGGACAAGGTCGCGGGTCGGCAGGGGGTGATCGGACTTGCCGGCAGCGTCGGCCGCGGCGCGCACCGCCATTCCGGCCAGGCTTCCGGCGCTTACGTCAAGCGCGGCGACCGCGACGACACCGTGCCCGTGCCGATGGAGGAAAAGAGCATCGGCGCGGATGTGAAGCCCGGGCTCTATGTCGATCCCGACGGGGTCGAATGGTACAAGCCGGCGCGCCCGCACTGA
- a CDS encoding conserved hypothetical protein (Evidence 4 : Unknown function but conserved in other organisms), with translation MMTRPSYWQPTQNGEPTADQRLRAPSAERNRDAILDVLRRILPPSGLVLEVASGSGEHAVHFADALPGLTFQPSDPAPDALASIGAWTRESGLPNILPPLLLDASAPQWPIEAAEAILCINMIHISPWTATEGLFRQAGHLLKPGHPLYLYGPYRRPDRPLEPSNAAFDESLRSRDPAWGLRDLDEVEALATANGFAAAQLVEMPANNLSLIFRKS, from the coding sequence ATGATGACCAGACCGAGCTATTGGCAGCCGACGCAGAATGGCGAGCCCACGGCCGACCAGCGCCTGAGAGCCCCATCCGCCGAGCGCAATCGCGACGCGATCCTCGACGTGCTGCGCAGGATCTTGCCGCCTTCCGGTCTCGTGCTGGAAGTCGCCAGCGGCTCCGGCGAGCATGCCGTTCATTTCGCCGACGCCCTGCCCGGCCTGACCTTCCAGCCGAGCGACCCGGCTCCCGACGCATTGGCGAGCATCGGAGCCTGGACCCGGGAATCCGGCCTCCCCAACATCCTGCCGCCGCTGCTGCTCGATGCCAGCGCTCCGCAATGGCCGATCGAGGCCGCCGAGGCGATCCTCTGCATCAACATGATCCACATCTCACCCTGGACCGCGACCGAGGGCCTGTTCCGTCAGGCGGGCCACCTGCTGAAGCCGGGCCACCCCCTCTATCTCTACGGCCCCTACCGCCGGCCGGACCGGCCGCTCGAACCGAGCAACGCCGCTTTCGACGAAAGCCTGCGCAGCCGCGACCCGGCCTGGGGGCTGCGCGATCTCGACGAGGTCGAGGCTCTCGCCACGGCCAACGGCTTCGCGGCCGCGCAGCTCGTCGAGATGCCGGCGAACAATCTGAGCCTGATTTTCAGGAAGAGCTGA
- a CDS encoding HlyC/CorC family transporter, translating to MLTEILVVLALTIVNGLLAMSELAVVSSRPARLKVLSDQGNKGAATAIRLAEDPGRFLSTVQIGITLVGVLSGAFSGATLGARLSEWLGTHGFSPSVSDTLGVGLVVVAITYLSLILGELVPKQIALRDPERIASRVAPAMSLMSKIGAPLVFLLDISGKAVLALLGQKGETEEKVTEEEVRTIIAEAETAGVLERDEREMIAGVMRLADRSARALMTPRREVEVIDLSDDAEELHQQLKDTRRSRLPVQDGESDSIIGVVLVKDLIDFLATGDTAELRRHVQDAPVVMDTADSLHVLREIRSSRVHMALVFDEYGHFEGIITPGDVLEAIIGAFQEEEEDEPAIVTRADGSYLVAGWMQVDEFSHELGIPIPRDADFQTVAGFILAELNHLPNVGECFDKGHWRFEVVDLDGRRIDKVLVSRIE from the coding sequence TTGTTAACCGAAATCCTGGTCGTCCTAGCGTTGACGATCGTCAATGGACTTCTCGCCATGTCCGAGCTTGCCGTGGTTTCGTCGCGGCCGGCTCGCCTCAAGGTCCTCAGCGACCAGGGTAACAAAGGCGCCGCGACCGCGATACGCCTGGCCGAGGATCCCGGCCGTTTCCTCTCCACCGTCCAGATCGGCATCACACTCGTCGGCGTGCTTTCCGGCGCTTTTTCCGGCGCCACGCTCGGTGCGCGCCTCTCGGAATGGCTGGGTACGCACGGATTTTCGCCGTCGGTGTCGGATACGCTCGGCGTCGGCCTTGTCGTGGTGGCCATCACCTATCTCTCACTGATCCTCGGCGAGCTGGTGCCGAAGCAGATCGCCTTGCGCGACCCGGAGCGCATCGCCTCGCGCGTCGCCCCGGCGATGTCGCTGATGTCGAAGATTGGCGCTCCGCTCGTCTTCCTGCTCGACATTTCGGGCAAGGCGGTGCTCGCGCTGCTCGGCCAGAAGGGCGAGACGGAAGAGAAGGTCACCGAGGAGGAGGTGCGCACCATCATCGCCGAGGCGGAAACCGCCGGCGTGCTGGAGCGGGACGAGCGCGAGATGATCGCGGGCGTGATGCGCCTCGCCGATCGTTCGGCCCGCGCCCTGATGACGCCGCGGCGCGAGGTCGAGGTGATCGACCTGTCGGACGATGCCGAGGAACTGCACCAGCAGCTCAAGGATACGCGCCGCTCCCGCCTGCCGGTTCAGGACGGCGAGTCGGATTCGATCATCGGCGTGGTTCTGGTGAAGGATCTGATCGACTTCCTCGCCACGGGCGACACCGCCGAACTGCGCCGCCATGTGCAGGATGCGCCGGTGGTGATGGATACCGCCGACTCCCTCCATGTGCTGCGCGAGATCCGCTCCAGCCGCGTCCATATGGCGCTGGTCTTCGACGAGTACGGCCATTTCGAGGGCATCATCACCCCCGGCGACGTGCTCGAGGCGATCATCGGCGCCTTCCAGGAGGAGGAGGAGGACGAGCCGGCCATCGTGACGCGCGCGGACGGCTCCTATCTCGTTGCCGGCTGGATGCAGGTCGACGAGTTCTCCCACGAACTCGGTATTCCGATTCCGCGCGATGCCGACTTCCAGACGGTCGCGGGCTTCATCCTGGCCGAGCTGAACCATCTTCCCAATGTCGGCGAATGCTTCGACAAGGGGCATTGGCGCTTCGAGGTCGTCGATCTCGACGGACGGCGGATCGACAAGGTCCTGGTCAGCCGGATCGAGTGA
- a CDS encoding Rhodanese domain-containing protein, translating into MSSNEQITVAQLSRLVGLPDAPVIIDVRIDEDVAADPVFLPAAVRRDYRRVAEWAPAYAGQRRVVVVCQQGLKLSEGVAAWLRHIGIAAESLEGGHEAWRRSGGLTFSPERLPPPGPSGGGVWVTRARPKIDRIACPWLIRRFIDPQAVFLFVAASEVEAVADRFGATPFDIEGVFWSHRGLHCTFDAMIEEFRLASPALDRLARIVRAADTATLEAEPQAAGLLAASLGLSRMFKHDLEQLEAGMLLYDAFFRWCRDASEETHNWPAPKPAPEARR; encoded by the coding sequence ATGTCTTCCAACGAACAGATCACGGTCGCCCAGCTCTCCCGGCTGGTCGGCCTTCCCGATGCGCCGGTCATCATCGATGTCCGCATCGACGAGGATGTCGCCGCCGATCCCGTCTTCCTGCCCGCTGCGGTCCGACGCGATTACCGCAGGGTCGCCGAATGGGCTCCGGCCTATGCCGGTCAGCGGCGGGTGGTGGTCGTGTGCCAGCAGGGGCTCAAGCTCAGCGAAGGCGTGGCCGCCTGGCTCCGGCACATCGGCATCGCCGCCGAAAGCCTGGAAGGCGGGCACGAGGCCTGGCGCCGGTCCGGCGGCTTGACCTTCTCTCCCGAGCGCCTGCCGCCGCCCGGCCCGTCCGGGGGCGGCGTCTGGGTGACGCGGGCGCGCCCCAAGATCGACCGCATCGCTTGCCCCTGGCTCATCCGGCGCTTCATCGATCCGCAGGCAGTGTTCCTTTTCGTCGCGGCTTCCGAGGTCGAGGCGGTCGCGGATCGGTTCGGCGCCACCCCTTTCGACATCGAAGGGGTGTTCTGGAGCCATCGCGGACTGCACTGCACCTTCGATGCGATGATCGAAGAGTTCCGGCTGGCTTCGCCGGCGCTCGACCGGCTGGCCCGGATCGTCCGGGCGGCGGACACCGCCACGCTGGAGGCGGAGCCGCAGGCGGCCGGCCTGCTTGCGGCCTCGCTTGGGCTGTCGCGCATGTTCAAGCACGATCTCGAACAGCTCGAGGCGGGGATGCTGCTCTATGATGCCTTCTTCCGCTGGTGCCGGGACGCCAGCGAGGAAACCCACAACTGGCCGGCACCGAAGCCCGCGCCGGAGGCCCGCCGATGA